Proteins from one Synergistota bacterium genomic window:
- the dnaJ gene encoding molecular chaperone DnaJ, giving the protein MRDYYEILGVPRNASQEEIKKAYRRLVRQYHPDLNKDNPEAEKKFKEINEAYEVLSDPEKRAKYDQYGRVDGDFRPPPGGGFDFDFGRGFDFGFDPFEDIFERFFGGSFRRRAEDLGPKRGADLEMPLEITLEEAFRGGEKEISVPRWKVCSACGGTGAAPGTSPRGCPYCRGTGRVEERRSSIFGEFISVRTCSNCGGKGTIIDKVCSSCNGSGRIREWRKIIVNIPRGVETGTRLRIAGEGELGERGGPPGDLFLVIDVKPHPQFERRGRDLYYKLKLSFPELALGAVVEIPTIDGDKVELKVPPGTQVGETFKIPKRGMPNIDGKGRGNMFVEVGMEVPSKLTERQKDLLREFAKESGIKIEENMGFFQRFKKGFG; this is encoded by the coding sequence ATGAGGGATTATTACGAGATATTGGGTGTTCCTCGAAATGCATCGCAAGAGGAGATAAAAAAGGCCTATAGGAGGTTAGTTAGGCAGTATCATCCGGATTTGAATAAAGATAATCCGGAGGCGGAGAAGAAATTTAAGGAGATAAATGAAGCTTATGAGGTTTTAAGTGATCCAGAGAAAAGGGCTAAATATGACCAGTATGGTAGGGTTGATGGAGACTTTAGGCCGCCTCCGGGTGGTGGCTTTGATTTCGATTTTGGTAGAGGTTTTGATTTTGGCTTTGATCCGTTTGAAGATATATTTGAAAGGTTCTTTGGAGGGAGTTTTAGGAGAAGGGCTGAAGATCTGGGTCCTAAAAGAGGAGCAGATCTTGAAATGCCTCTCGAAATTACCTTAGAGGAGGCCTTTAGGGGAGGGGAAAAGGAGATAAGTGTTCCAAGGTGGAAGGTGTGTTCTGCATGCGGAGGAACAGGAGCTGCACCGGGTACCTCCCCAAGAGGTTGCCCCTATTGTCGTGGTACAGGTAGAGTAGAGGAGCGACGCTCAAGTATATTTGGTGAGTTTATAAGTGTTAGAACATGCTCTAATTGTGGTGGTAAAGGTACTATTATAGATAAAGTTTGCTCTAGCTGTAATGGTAGCGGTAGGATAAGGGAATGGAGAAAAATAATAGTGAATATACCAAGAGGTGTAGAAACTGGAACCCGCTTGAGAATAGCTGGAGAAGGAGAACTGGGAGAAAGAGGAGGACCTCCAGGTGACCTCTTTTTGGTTATAGATGTTAAGCCTCATCCTCAGTTTGAGAGGAGAGGGCGTGATCTTTACTATAAGCTTAAGCTTTCTTTCCCTGAGCTTGCTCTCGGAGCAGTTGTAGAGATTCCTACCATAGATGGAGATAAGGTCGAGCTTAAGGTGCCACCAGGAACGCAGGTAGGAGAAACCTTTAAGATTCCAAAGAGGGGTATGCCTAATATTGATGGTAAAGGTAGAGGGAATATGTTTGTTGAAGTAGGTATGGAGGTACCTTCTAAGCTTACCGAAAGGCAGAAAGACTTGCTCCGTGAGTTTGCTAAAGAGAGCGGGATAAAAATAGAGGAAAACATGGGATTCTTTCAGAGGTTTAAGAAGGGGTTTGGTTAA
- a CDS encoding 50S ribosomal protein L11 methyltransferase codes for MRWYYLDVYGESENELFEKVASMGLEGVGFPCEGKAHLRVYFYSSGERDRVAELLKSSFQVEFGEEDDKDWVRQVEEGYEPVRAGRFVVVPSSLTPIVIKPGMAFGTGYHSSTRIALKLIDNEVDKVEGLSVDIGCGSGILTIALYKKGIKPILAIDNDLLALRETRENLKRNGIEDGVLIVGGDILSFVRENVKFSLVVANLVMPLFEVCLGEITQYIEKGGLFIASGVSIAEKAPFLKLLEHYSFKIKALLEEDGWIGAAAVFC; via the coding sequence ATGAGATGGTATTATCTTGATGTTTACGGTGAAAGCGAAAATGAGCTTTTCGAAAAAGTGGCATCGATGGGTTTAGAAGGGGTGGGCTTCCCATGTGAAGGGAAAGCCCACCTTAGAGTTTATTTTTACTCTTCTGGGGAAAGAGATAGGGTAGCAGAGCTACTAAAAAGCTCTTTTCAAGTTGAGTTTGGTGAGGAGGATGACAAAGATTGGGTTCGTCAGGTAGAAGAGGGTTATGAGCCAGTTAGAGCTGGAAGGTTTGTAGTGGTCCCCTCAAGTTTAACTCCTATAGTGATAAAGCCTGGCATGGCTTTTGGAACAGGGTATCACTCTTCTACAAGGATAGCGCTTAAGCTTATAGATAATGAAGTAGATAAGGTTGAGGGATTGTCTGTGGATATAGGTTGTGGAAGCGGTATACTTACTATAGCCCTTTATAAAAAGGGAATTAAGCCTATATTGGCCATAGATAATGATCTGCTGGCTTTGAGAGAAACAAGGGAAAACTTGAAAAGAAATGGGATAGAGGATGGTGTTCTTATCGTAGGTGGAGACATATTAAGCTTCGTTAGGGAGAATGTCAAGTTTAGCTTAGTTGTTGCGAATCTGGTTATGCCACTTTTTGAAGTTTGTCTAGGTGAAATAACTCAGTATATCGAAAAGGGAGGGCTTTTCATAGCTTCAGGGGTTTCTATCGCGGAGAAGGCCCCTTTCTTGAAGCTTCTTGAGCATTATTCTTTTAAGATAAAGGCCTTATTGGAGGAGGATGGGTGGATTGGAGCGGCGGCGGTTTTTTGCTGA
- a CDS encoding 16S rRNA (uracil(1498)-N(3))-methyltransferase, with protein sequence MGGLERRRFFADLKENFAIVKGEEAYHLSVVLRLKRGDEVELLTSQGIWIGKVEEISRDEVKVSLISRKEIEPLPFEAILFQGVTKGKRIDWLLQKAAELGCKAFYPMITRYTVVNDVGDEKLKRWRKISQEVSKQCGRPDVMEVKEPISFDDAIKLSGEIGGLKIAPCLRGEPVPLREILLKERNKRILFFIGPEGGFSPQEVLSLMSSGFKTVTLGPYILKSETASLMVLSTLLALWG encoded by the coding sequence ATGGGTGGATTGGAGCGGCGGCGGTTTTTTGCTGACTTAAAGGAGAATTTTGCTATAGTTAAGGGAGAAGAGGCATACCATCTTTCGGTTGTACTGAGGCTTAAAAGGGGGGATGAGGTTGAACTTTTAACCTCTCAGGGTATATGGATAGGGAAGGTAGAAGAGATTTCAAGAGATGAAGTTAAGGTTTCACTGATTAGCAGGAAGGAGATAGAGCCTCTACCTTTTGAGGCGATCCTCTTTCAAGGGGTAACAAAAGGAAAAAGGATAGATTGGCTTCTTCAGAAGGCTGCAGAGCTCGGTTGTAAGGCTTTTTATCCGATGATAACCAGGTATACAGTTGTTAATGATGTGGGAGACGAGAAGCTTAAAAGGTGGAGAAAGATATCCCAGGAAGTCTCTAAGCAGTGCGGAAGGCCCGATGTTATGGAGGTTAAGGAGCCTATAAGCTTTGATGACGCTATAAAGTTGTCTGGAGAAATAGGAGGATTAAAAATAGCTCCCTGTTTAAGGGGAGAGCCTGTCCCCTTAAGAGAGATTCTCTTGAAGGAAAGAAATAAAAGGATTTTATTTTTCATAGGACCAGAAGGTGGTTTTTCTCCTCAAGAGGTACTCTCCTTAATGTCCTCTGGATTTAAGACTGTTACCTTAGGTCCTTATATATTAAAGAGTGAAACTGCTTCTTTAATGGTGTTAAGTACCCTTTTAGCCTTATGGGGTTAA
- the mtaB gene encoding tRNA (N(6)-L-threonylcarbamoyladenosine(37)-C(2))-methylthiotransferase MtaB, with translation MKAYLFYLGCRVNQAEIEGIASKLKEKGYEVVSSPEEADLIVVNTCAVTKEAERKSRQCIRKLRRLNPKAEIVVTGCYVELVGDKVLELGADRTFNNEEKYKVIEGNDKGRFFSISQGLFYHSRPFVKVQDGCDANCSYCLIRALRGRSVSRPIEEVIYEVKGLISLGYDEVTIVGVHLGSYGRDIGSSLRELLERLLSLNGLKLLRLGSVEPFDLGDDFLELYKRFDNLAPHLHLPLQSGSNRVLSLMRRPYTLERYLELVFKLREIRDDFNVTTDIMIGFPTETDEDFLMTLKAIEEANFGRVHIFTYSPRPGTDAFNLPSLPSKIVEERLNAVKEKALESALKFNQRFLGKVLEAFALEDGSALLPHYVELSIVGEPPKGRWIKAFIEKATSFGLYGRVL, from the coding sequence ATGAAAGCGTATCTATTCTATTTGGGATGTAGGGTAAACCAAGCTGAGATAGAGGGAATAGCATCAAAATTAAAAGAAAAAGGTTATGAGGTGGTTTCCTCTCCAGAAGAGGCCGACCTCATAGTAGTTAATACTTGTGCTGTCACTAAGGAGGCTGAAAGAAAAAGTAGACAGTGTATAAGGAAATTAAGGAGGCTTAATCCTAAGGCTGAGATAGTTGTTACCGGTTGCTATGTTGAACTTGTTGGGGATAAAGTATTAGAGCTTGGAGCAGATCGAACCTTTAACAATGAGGAAAAATATAAGGTCATTGAAGGGAATGATAAAGGCAGATTTTTCTCCATATCTCAAGGCCTATTCTATCACTCAAGGCCGTTTGTAAAAGTTCAGGATGGTTGTGATGCTAACTGTAGCTATTGCCTAATAAGGGCTCTTAGAGGGAGAAGCGTTTCTCGTCCTATTGAGGAAGTGATTTACGAAGTTAAAGGGCTTATCTCCCTAGGCTATGATGAGGTGACCATAGTCGGAGTTCATCTTGGTAGTTACGGTAGGGATATAGGAAGCAGTTTGAGAGAGCTCCTTGAAAGACTTCTTTCTCTTAATGGTTTAAAGCTTCTTAGGCTTGGTTCCGTTGAGCCTTTCGATTTGGGAGATGATTTTTTAGAGCTTTATAAAAGGTTTGATAACCTTGCTCCTCATCTTCATCTTCCTCTTCAAAGCGGTAGTAATAGGGTACTTTCTCTCATGAGAAGACCTTATACTCTTGAAAGGTATCTTGAGCTTGTCTTTAAACTTAGAGAAATAAGGGATGACTTTAATGTTACCACAGATATAATGATAGGTTTTCCTACGGAGACTGATGAGGATTTTCTAATGACCTTAAAAGCTATTGAAGAGGCTAATTTTGGTAGAGTTCACATATTTACTTACTCTCCAAGGCCTGGAACGGATGCTTTTAATCTACCAAGTCTTCCAAGTAAGATTGTAGAGGAGAGATTAAATGCTGTTAAAGAAAAAGCTTTGGAAAGCGCTCTTAAGTTTAATCAGCGATTTCTTGGAAAGGTCTTGGAGGCCTTTGCCTTGGAAGATGGAAGCGCCCTTTTACCTCATTATGTTGAGCTTTCTATTGTGGGGGAACCTCCTAAAGGGCGCTGGATTAAAGCCTTCATTGAGAAGGCAACCTCCTTCGGCCTTTATGGTAGGGTTTTATGA